Proteins from a genomic interval of Oncorhynchus clarkii lewisi isolate Uvic-CL-2024 chromosome 13, UVic_Ocla_1.0, whole genome shotgun sequence:
- the LOC139364879 gene encoding transmembrane protein 205-like, whose product MVTEGEPTDLVKVLHLLVLSFAWGMQLWVSFIAGVALVKQVTLHTFGLVQSKLFPVYFYCLLGSNFVSLAVYAVYHPRELLDWHESLQMALYFVAVIMAGLNAQWFGPSATEVMFKLREVEQEHGLGNQIGIGSQREAYAKLREQDPKYKAYKSTFGHYHGLSILCNLIGFICTTTNIVYTALNLHTI is encoded by the exons ATGGTCACAGAAGGGGAGCCTACAGATTTGGTGAAAGTGCTGCACCTGCTGGTGCTGTCCTTTGCATGGGGAATGCAGTTGTGGGTCTCCTTTATAGCAG GTGTTGCACTGGTGAAGCAGGTAACACTGCACACCTTTGGGCTGGTGCAAAGCAAGCTGTTCCCTGTATATTTCTATTGCCTACTGGGCAGCAACTTTgtcagccttgctgtgtatgcaGTCTACCACCCCAGAGAGCTGCTGGATTGGCACGAAAGCCTGCAG ATGGCTCTGTACTTTGTGGCAGTCATCATGGCAGGTCTAAACGCACAGTGGTTTGGTCCGTCTGCCACAGAGGTCATGTTCAAGCTGCGggaggtggagcaggagcatggcCTGGGGAACCAAATAGGGATAGGAAGCCAGAGGGAAGCCTACGCCAAACTCAGGGAGCAGGACCCCAAGTATAAGGCCTACAAGAGCACCTTTGGCCACTATCATGGCCTGTCCATCCTATGCAACCTGATTGGGTTTATCTGCACAACCACCAACATAGTGTACACAGCTCTCAATTTACACACCATTTAG